In one Rutidosis leptorrhynchoides isolate AG116_Rl617_1_P2 chromosome 8, CSIRO_AGI_Rlap_v1, whole genome shotgun sequence genomic region, the following are encoded:
- the LOC139861165 gene encoding uncharacterized protein, with amino-acid sequence MGCCASTNKPTPSPQFQMQSSKSSRAPPPVDEETVKEVLSETPNSNHFTKIENQPRKIKIPNQQSYNFDEIHVSGEVSEICSNVSETISTTTFEEDNEVFRRRVTDRSPAKLRNRQPVSGELRMLRSSPVKGKQQSPVRVRSGSGNEMNNRGPGLGSTGRQRPVPGNGPVGRSRSPANRTVARSGGRNGVVNGMGRSPSAKRRENSPGRVGAKLPERAMIPDYNSGYDRDEDGAWGPGQIDRNDAESLDNPLVSLECFIFL; translated from the coding sequence ATGGGTTGTTGTGCTAGCACAAACAAACCAACCCCATCTCCTCAATTTCAAATGCAATCATCAAAATCAAGCCGAGCTCCGCCGCCGGTAGATGAAGAAACCGTGAAAGAAGTGCTTTCCGAAACCCCCAACTCAAACCATTTCACAAAAATCGAAAACCAACCCAGAAAAATCAAGATCCCAAATCAACAAAGTTACAATTTTGATGAAATTCATGTTTCCGGCGAAGTCTCCGAGATCTGTAGTAATGTAAGCGAGACTATTTCAACCACTACATTTGAAGAAGACAACGAAGTTTTTCGCCGGAGAGTTACCGACAGATCTCCGGCTAAGTTAAGAAACCGGCAGCCAGTTTCCGGCGAGCTTCGGATGCTAAGAAGTTCACCGGTGAAAGGCAAGCAACAATCTCCTGTTCGAGTCAGATCCGGATCCGGAAACGAAATGAACAACCGGGGACCCGGGTTAGGTTCAACCGGTCGCCAGAGGCCTGTTCCGGGAAATGGACCGGTGGGTCGATCGAGATCTCCAGCAAACCGAACGGTGGCTAGAAGTGGAGGTCGTAATGGGGTGGTAAATGGGATGGGAAGAAGTCCGTCGGCGAAAAGGAGAGAAAACTCTCCGGGTCGGGTCGGTGCAAAATTACCAGAAAGGGCTATGATACCCGATTATAATTCGGGTTATGATAGAGACGAAGATGGTGCCTGGGGCCCGGGTCAGATTGATAGAAACGACGCCGAATCACTTGATAACCCGCTTGTGTCATTGGagtgttttatatttttgtaa